Proteins encoded by one window of Scatophagus argus isolate fScaArg1 chromosome 8, fScaArg1.pri, whole genome shotgun sequence:
- the tmem81 gene encoding transmembrane protein 81: MQHMTARIHLLLLFLLFHPLTSADLEEAAKVPVEVVVDSSPCSATCGLGMKTQTLCLLKDSETALEEGVRSKDGAEVSGECRVRKVKCLESWQCGLRTLTVTSGQKVEIDCLGEVMEAMGRFSWRVSWRYARGVISSDDSLFAQWEAPLMDRVVLDPVREEDAGTYRCDVQDATFRRVKRVYWGIRVLSVGVLNLDYESSLAQWDYTGNQTVSDQQDHRMAVLYTVLISLSLAGAGAGLILLGLYWAAKRRMLTDLHLC; the protein is encoded by the exons ATGCAACATATGACTGCCAGgatccacctgctcctcctcttcctcctcttccatcctcTGACCTCAGCTGACCTGGAGGAGGCAGCTAAAGTGCCGGTGGAGGTCGTTGTTGACAGCTCACCTTGCAGCGCCACCTGTGGGCTGGGCATGAAAACTCAGACCCTGTGTTTActgaaagacagtgagacagcGCTGGAAGAAGGTGTGAGAAGTAAAGATGGAGCAGAG GTGTCGGGGGAGTGTCGTGTCCGGAAGGTGAAATGTCTGGAGTCATGGCAGTGTGGACTCAGGACCTTGACTGTGACTTCAGGGCAGAAGGTGGAGATCGACTGCCTGGGAGAAGTCATGGAGGCGATGGGGAGATTCTCCTGGAG GGTGTCATGGCGTTACGCTCGAGGAGTCATCAGCTCTGATGACTCCCTGTTTGCTCAGTGGGAAGCTCCTCTGATGGACCGAGTGGTTCTGGACCCCGTCAGGGAGGAGGACGCAG GTACTTATCGCTGTGACGTGCAGGATGCCACCTTTCGCAGGGTGAAGAGGGTTTACTGGGGGATTCGGGTCTTGTCTGTTGGCGTTCTCAATCTGGACTATGAAAGCTCTTTGGCCCAGTGGGACTACACTGGAAACCAGACCGTGTCAGACCAGCAGGACCACAGGATGGCTGTTCTTTACACA GTGCTGATCAGTCTGAGCCTGGCAGGCGCCGGGGCTGGACTGATCCTGCTGGGCCTCTACTGGGCAGCCAAGAGGAGAATGTTGACAGATTTACATCTTTGCTAA